In Penaeus chinensis breed Huanghai No. 1 chromosome 2, ASM1920278v2, whole genome shotgun sequence, the following proteins share a genomic window:
- the LOC125033363 gene encoding uncharacterized protein LOC125033363: MVVDSVEVSSSTKTGEKEASTKKRKAKKNAVSDILLSEDELPPIVTRKKSVLKTLNELPFPGEDSKKSQRKGRTLPTKPNGAKGVKSKVASKLTSLSTPSTRNNKSTVRNRRRSPDEGKRETSFLSSDISFHEDFLLTSTQVRPGNKQILDTSLGESPALLPALKERDTLREKEKSKLKLSKAKEKHRNVEGKQKDFEISSEDPDDCSNEERSDFNNHTEVSKLNSSSAEEYVTVNETTEEATNITCNSNVKNSTVLSRKSITSSLNTTYTLDSPMTSMTSKSEGSVQVNNPHRNKKRSSTDVCSTNIVEKIHDKTAEHSSPEPEDYLPCGQRPREGRSSGYKGGSSEGQNESSLANTGNDSVYFCYTALPTHINPAVFVLDSQAASEQNNCLVDETLTETNNNQLDGYEGKCIIQETQSQEILTHFVVDSTSQVTDFPNPNDCGLGAGKNSVKVECEDTGTQYSENSEPFSLTQGQQEPMPFSQNAQELVYSADVTDTTDFTTFCKTELTSPLSEKEYKIFEVQYEDIEQEPTSPSTLEVFNSVKQESVTVGNPTSVVHGTTVEFSDIDNDKFASPKCAVEEIIHSNCLDTPTAVASNEETSDSEEVIGPSQELVVTSPPNFKSFNRSSRSCGSASGGSFVSNTSGESEQEQASLSIYSSLTALQDFSTTVAESEEIARKDKEKDSLEVFPLNSSKGSIQEEMEYASLTCKEKQGSSHGKGWSDLHPSLIQNQRGDVTVHNTSTIFNITLVDNKEQEILDVLCERPLKSDHHSDESFVTAESVEDRVSRESLQSVDTNDDSESQSSNTSKLRIDISNSNLLPGNSSAAETTAVWDRCDQNAKKNKTKGRTTENSDVSATVDAHKNQGMDSVTNEVGNTDVDSFVTALDESQKGKQKKKSCALEVTEGVGSELVTNDVETFKSKKKKKEKKPEITVLPTMQVSDIPNSDEVDGSAYETSKKSKKGKEKKRKEKTSDKVSEKTEQTNLVSHSSKSKKKHKSDETETEEACDKYWLDLCTDLPFPDLDKENEVLVSENSSSKSKSQSTKTKNDTSKASVLKCSLIDSDELEFPDFDNLLPEESIKEKINTRKSSRNKNKKEQKERGKSEDQVNQKKCLESKEETKEVVCLDVSENQEKKKSKKKKLQKCSGQEKFQVDVFDNEFDKKHKSTNNIEQKVDEGLSLPTKREKKKHKREKEDFITCDLLPFPDIEIEGCSISKAENETCFAKSADGIASQKKKRKNEDSDIKSLNTKRKKNEYLETSTNKDIEKCNGNTSVKATPEVPQVNGHYDCSDLVKRKKNKKNKSKATEDESLTGLDVESVLDLINENDEYSKRDTEKKNKKRQRADGTDENKEKNNPENTEKSEHNTPVENRRESLRKRPKRDKDTSLSRKEEQKGSSSKNKVQEELKRINNKKNCLTPPWNRPVKSRAKFHRLYNPENDDLLYSPENEDLL; the protein is encoded by the coding sequence ATGGTGGTTGACAGTGTGGAGGTCAGCTCTTCaacaaaaacaggagaaaaagaagccagcacaaagaagagaaaggcaaagaaaaatgcAGTATCTGATATACTGCTTTCAGAAGACGAATTGCCTCCAATAGTAACTAGGAAGAAATCTGTTTTAAAAACACTCAACGAGTTACCTTTTCCAGGTGAAGACAGCAAGAAGAGTCAGCGCAAAGGTCGCACCCTGCCTACAAAGCCCAATGGTGCGAAAGGGGTAAAGTCTAAAGTTGCCAGTAAATTAACATCTCTGTCTACTCCATCTACAAGGAATAATAAATCTACTGTTCGTAATCGTAGAAGATCTccagatgaaggaaagagagaaactagTTTCTTGAGCTCTGACATCTCATTTCATGAAGATTTTCTTTTAACCAGTACTCAGGTAAGACCTGGAAATAAACAGATATTAGATACTTCACTTGGAGAAAGTCCTGCATTGCTGCCAGCCCTCAAGGAGAGAGACACTttacgagagaaggagaaaagtaaacTGAAGTTGTCAAAGGcaaaagagaaacatagaaatgTGGAAGGAAAACAGAAGGACTTTGAAATAAGTAGTGAAGATCCGGATGATTGTTCTAATGAAGAAAGGTCTGATTTTAATAATCACACTGAAGTTTCTAAGTTGAATAGTTCCTCAGCTGAGGAGTATGTTACTGTCAATGAAACCACTGAAGAAGCAACAAATATCACTTGTAATTCTAATGTGAAAAACTCAACTGTATTAAGCAGAAAAAGTATCACTTCCTCCTTGAACACAACATATACTTTAGACAGCCCCATGACAAGTATGACTAGTAaaagtgaaggtagtgtgcaagTAAATAATCCacatagaaataagaaaaggagttCTACAGATGTGTGCAGTACCAACATTGTTGAGAAGATACATGACAAGACAGCAGAGCATTCAAGTCCAGAGCCTGAAGATTACTTACCTTGTGGTCAGAGACCAAGAGAGGGCAGGTCTAGTGGATACAAAGGTGGGAGTTCCGAAGGTCAGAACGAAAGTTCTCTGGCCAATACAGGAAATGATAGTGTATATTTTTGTTACACTGCCCTCCCAACACACATTAACCCTGCTGTATTTGTGCTGGACAGCCAGGCTGCTTCTGAGCAAAACAACTGTCTTGTTGATGAAACCTTAACAGAAACCAATAACAATCAACTTGATGGCTATGAAGGGAAATGCATAATCCAAGAAACCCAAAGTCAAGAAATTCTTACCCATTTTGTTGTAGACTCAACATCACAGGTGACAGATTTTCCTAATCCAAATGACTGTGGCTTAGGTGCTGGAAAGAATTCTGTTAAAGTAGAATGTGAGGATACTGGCACACAGTATAGTGAAAACAGTGAACCTTTCTCCCTGACCCAGGGACAGCAGGAACCCATGCCTTTCAGCCAAAATGCTCAAGAGCTTGTTTACTCAGCAGATGTTACAGATACCACAGACTTCACTACTTTCTGTAAAACAGAACTGACATCGCCATTAtcagaaaaagaatataaaatcttCGAGGTACAGTATGAGGATATTGAACAAGAACCAACATCTCCTAGTACATTAGAAGTATTTAATTCTGTAAAACAAGAATCTGTTACAGTTGGCAATCCTACATCTGTTGTTCACGGTACTACAGTTGAGTTCagtgacattgataatgacaagTTTGCATCTCCTAAATGTGCTGTGGAGGAAATTATTCATTCAAACTGTCTAGATACACCCACCGCAGTGGCTTCTAATGAAGAAACTAGTGATAGTGAAGAAGTAATAGGGCCAAGTCAAGAATTAGTTGTAACTAGTCCACCAAATTTTAAAAGCTTTAACAGATCAAGTAGAAGTTGTGGCAGTGCATCAGGTGGCAGTTTTGTGTCTAATACAAGTGGTGAAAGTGAGCAAGAGCAGGCATCTCTCAGCATATATAGTTCACTAACAGCCCTACAAGACTTTTCAACCACTGTTGCAGAATCAGAAGAAATAgccagaaaagataaagaaaaggatagtTTAGAGGTATTTCCATTAAATTCATCAAAGGGCTCAATACAGGAAGAAATGGAATATGCATCATTGACTTGCAAGGAGAAACAGGGAAGCAGTCATGGTAAAGGATGGAGTGATTTGCATCCTTCACTGATCCAAAACCAAAGAGGGGATGTCACAGTTCACAATACTAGCACTATATTTAACATCACCTTGGTGgataacaaagaacaagaaatactAGATGTTCTATGTGAGAGACCTCTAAAAAGTGACCATCATTCAGATGAGTCATTTGTCACAGCAGAATCTGTAGAAGACAGAGTGTCCAGGGAATCTCTTCAGAGTGTTGATACAAATGATGATTCTGAATCACAGAGTTCCAATACATCCAAATTAAGGATAGATATTAGTAATTCAAATCTGTTGCCAGGAAATTCCTCTGCTGCAGAAACCACAGCTGTCTGGGACAGATGTGACCAGAAtgccaagaaaaataaaacgaagggcAGAACTACAGAAAATAGTGATGTATCTGCAACAGTTGATGCGCACAAAAATCAAGGGATGGATTCAGTGACAAATGAGGTGGGAAATACAGACGTTGATTCATTTGTAACGGCTCTTGATGAAAGTCAGAAAGgtaagcaaaagaaaaaatcttGTGCACTAGAAGTAACTGAAGGTGTGGGCAGTGAGTTAGTTACAAACGATGTAGAGAcatttaaatctaaaaaaaagaaaaaggaaaagaagcctGAAATCACAGTATTACCAACAATGCAAGTAAGTGACATTCCAAATTCAGATGAAGTTGATGGTAGTGCATATGAAACctcaaagaaaagcaaaaaaggaaaggaaaagaagaggaaagaaaagacttCAGATAAGGTCAGTGAAAAGACAGAGCAAACAAACTTGGTCTCCCACAGctcaaaatcaaagaaaaaacataaaagtgaCGAAACAGAGACCGAAGAAGCCTGTGATAAATATTGGTTAGATTTATGTACTGATCTTCCTTTCCCTGATTTAGACAAAGAGAATGAGGTACTTGTGTCAGAGAACAGTTCATCTAAATCAAAGTCCCagagcacaaaaacaaaaaatgacactTCAAAGGCATCTGTACTGAAGTGCTCCTTAATAGATTCTGATGAACTGGAATTTCCTGATTTCGACAATTTGTTACCTGAAGAATCtatcaaggaaaaaataaatactagAAAAAGCTccagaaataagaacaaaaaggaacaaaaagagagGGGTAAGTCAGAGGATCAGGTTAATCAGAAAAAGTGCCTTGAATCCAAAGAGGAAACTAAGGAAGTTGTGTGTCTAGATGTCTCtgaaaaccaagaaaagaaaaaatccaaaaagAAGAAGCTTCAAAAATGTTCTGGTCAAGAAAAGTTCCAAGTTGATGTTTTTGATAATGAATTTGATAAAAAACACAAGTCCACGAACAACATAGAACAAAAAGTTGATGAAGGCTTGTCTCTTCCtacaaaacgagaaaagaaaaagcacaaaagggaaaaagaagacttCATTACATGTGATCTTTTACCGTTCCCAGATATCGAAATTGAAGGCTGTTCCATCTCAAAAGCAGAAAATGAGACATGTTTTGCTAAGTCTGCGGATGGGATTGCCtcgcagaaaaagaaaagaaaaaatgaagatagtGACATCAAGTCACTaaacacaaagaggaaaaagaatgagtATCTGGAAACTAGTACCAACAAAGACATTGAAAAGTGTAATGGAAATACAAGTGTCAAAGCAACACCAGAGGTTCCTCAAGTAAATGGCCACTATGACTGTTCAGACTtggttaaaaggaaaaaaaacaaaaagaataaatctAAAGCAACAGAAGATGAATCACTGACAGGTCTTGATGTCGAGAGTGTCTTAGAcctaataaatgaaaatgatgagtattctaaaagagatacagaaaagaaaaacaaaaagagacagagagctgaTGGCACAgacgagaataaagaaaaaaacaatcctGAAAACACCGAGAAAAGTGAACATAACACGCCAGTAGAGAACAGAAGGGAAAGTCTGAGGAAAAGAccaaaaagagataaagacacatCTCTCAGcaggaaggaggaacagaaagggAGTTCTTCCAAAAACAAAGTTCAAGAAGagttaaaaagaataaacaataaaaaaaattgtttgactCCACCTTGGAACAGACCTGTAAAATCAAGGGCCAAATTCCACAGACTTTACAATCCTGAAAATGATGATCTTTTATACAGTCCTGAAAATGAAGATCTTTTATAA
- the LOC125032622 gene encoding progesterone-induced-blocking factor 1-like — MMFGDASAEVSVPTDLTVTSDGESEDGVAASRRHARELQTLASERAELQRTVEKQRLELQNKKAQIAAITAQNESAVASAIAQKDDIISAKQIQANRLEAELVRTREELSTIKERAARELAQLAQKCATFQETQKKLTLRHEELRSSLTNLQISESEYTRLRRTPAQQLTLQQFTALRVYELVWPLKIKVNELETVKSSLESSLAAKDLDLKARSSQCQKQQQELEELRSKSEHYASQLLNMKEEQRSDDYKARNYHRIKSERDQLEGEREVLTKKATELELQVATLKKERNLLEERFGELKVKTRKQEHDIDEQQEQLTDLKSKLERTSEELNSACKNLRMERDRNADLHEKYISMRGEVTSLAENSNDNQHEIRVLREKLQSSNSHCNSLQEEINQFTQKNDYLSVELEKYKVRYEKEVDKLDTEVKELRQSLSSLSKSRDFLAEENAKLHQDIESARKSLQEDKSSKDKEILAVNEELNRVKHILKGYQSLEAEYEKTIRTAATLSEEEANRLLDRMPSGVGVVGSRALDQSIQLTRRVLELERQNTDACTTIQQLSKALDQLKNTISSYKSALSLAGQPSASLLQRIASQEDQIISLQDALQHNSLLKGTLEEENKTLIREVTKLKQEVERMTFNAGEISAIKQQLQLLQQSIPQVQQTAPSTSSQIIHDHRRVEPPSPAESKKPLNPAKAIIITKDKRTRS, encoded by the exons ATGATGTTCGGTGATGCTAGTGCTGAGGTGTCTGTACCAACAGATTTGACTGTAACAAGTGATGGAGAGAGCGAAGATGGTGTTGCAGCAAGCAGAAG GCATGCCCGTGAGCTTCAGACTCTTGCTTCGGAGAGAGCAGAACTCCAGCGCACCGTGGAGAAGCAAAGACTGGAGCTACAGAACAAAAAAGCTCAGATAGCAGCTATTACGGCACAAAATGAATCTGCTGTTGCTAGTGCCATTGCTCAGAAAGATGACATCATTAGCGCCAAACAGATCCAGGCTAATAG GTTGGAGGCAGAGCTGGTCAGAACAAGGGAAGAGCTAAGCACAATCAaggagagagcagcgagagaatTGGCGCAGCTGGCTCAAAAGTGTGCTACTTTTCAAGAAACTCAAAAGAA GTTAACATTACGACATGAAGAATTACGCAGTTCCCTTACAAATCTCCAGATATCAGAAAGTGAATACACTCGGCTTCGACGCACCCCAGCACAGCAGCTTACCCTCCAACAGTTTACAGCA CTGCGGGTGTATGAACTAGTCTGGCCTTTGAAGATAAAGGTTAATGAATTAGAAACAGTCAAGTCTTCCTTAGAGAGTTCCCTTGCAGCAAAGGATTTGGATCTAAAAGCAAGAAGCAGTCAATgccaaaagcaacaacaagagTTAGAAGAACTGCGCAGTAAGTCAGAGCACTATGCAAGTCAGCTCCTGAATATGAAAGAAGAGCAGAGGTCAGATGACTACAAGGCTCGCAACTATCATCGTATTAAAAGTGAAAGGGACCagttagaaggagagagggaggttctTACAAAGAAAGCAACAGAACTGGAACTGCAGGTAGCAACACTAAAGAAAGAACGCAACTTATTAGAGGAACGGTTTGGTGAGCTTAAAGTAAAAACCAGAAAACAAGAGCATGATATAGATGAACAACAGGAACAATTAACTGATCTGAAGAGTAAGTTAGAAAGAACCAGTGAAGAACTCAACTCAGCATGTAAAAATCTCAGGATGGAAAGAGACCGAAATGCTGACTTACATGAAAAGTATATTTCAATGAGGGGGGAAGTGACTTCACTTGCAgaaaattctaatgataatcaGCATGAAATAAGGGTATTACGAGAGAAATTGCAGTCAAGTAATTCTCATTGCAACAGTCTCCAAGAAGAGATAAACCAGTTCACTCAGAAAAATGATTACCTGTCAGTAGAACTGGAGAAATATAAAGTAAGATATGAAAAAGAGGTGGACAAACTTGATACGGAAGTCAAAGAACTTAGGCAGAGCCTTAGTTCATTGTCAAAGAGTCGTGATTTTCTCGCTGAGGAAAATGCAAAACTCCATCAGGATATAGAAAGTGCCAGGAAGTCACTGCAGGAAGACAAGTCCTCAAAAGACAAGGAAATTCTGGCAGTAAATGAAGAACTTAATAGAGTGAAACACATCCTTAAAGGATATCAATCCCTGGAGGCAGAATATGAAAAGACCATCCGAACTGCAGCAACCCTCTCTGAAGAAGAAGCCAATCGTTTGTTGGACAGAATGCCCTCTGGAGTTGGTGTTGTAGGAAGCAGAGCTTTAGATCAGAGTATCCAGCTTACTAGGAGAGTGCTTGAGCTGGAGAGACAAAATACAGATGCTTGCACTACAATTCAGCAGTTGAGTAAAGCTCTAGATCAACTTAAGAATACAATAAGCTCATACAAGTCTGCTCTGTCCTTGGCAGGACAACCATCAGCATCTCTCTTGCAGCGTATAGCATCACAAGAAGATCAGATCATATCCTTGCAAGATGCCCTTCAGCATAACTCATTATTAAAAGGTACtctagaagaagaaaataaaacactgaTAAGGGAAGTTACTAAACTCAAACAAGAAGTTGAAAGAATGACCTTTAATGCTGGGGAAATAAGTGCAATTAAGCAACAGCTACAGCTCCTGCAACAATCTATACCACAGGTACAACAAACTGCTCCATCAACAAGTAGTCAAATTATTCATGACCACAGAAGAGTTGAACCTCCATCACCAGCCGAATCTAAAAAGCCTCTTAATCCAGCAAAGGCTATAATTATAACCAAAGACAAAAGAACTAGAAGTTAG